The following are encoded in a window of Halalkalicoccus subterraneus genomic DNA:
- a CDS encoding biotin--[acetyl-CoA-carboxylase] ligase has protein sequence MTSRKAILDALASGPVSGPALAEELGVSRTAVWKQVEVLRESGFDIETTESGYRIVSVPDFCGPAVEYGLDTPYRVEYHDAIASTNARARELAKAGEDRVVVLADEQTAGRGRLDRAWNAPSGGVYLSFVLRPELAPMQAPLLTLAAAVATTRALREPGVDAGIKWPNDILLESTGEKLVGILTEMEGEADRVSWVVCGIGVNANVDSEDLPEGATSVREQVGDIDRRAFTQRVLEGFDSLRTNPDAILDGWREGAITLGQRVRVETAQGEVVGEALDIESPGRLVIETDDGTVRVHAGDCEHLRPV, from the coding sequence ATGACGAGCAGGAAGGCGATCCTCGACGCGCTCGCCTCGGGACCCGTCTCCGGCCCCGCGCTGGCCGAGGAGTTGGGTGTATCGCGCACCGCCGTCTGGAAGCAGGTCGAGGTGCTCCGTGAGTCGGGCTTCGACATAGAGACCACCGAGTCGGGCTATCGAATCGTCTCGGTTCCCGATTTCTGCGGTCCGGCCGTCGAGTACGGTCTCGATACGCCCTACCGGGTCGAGTACCACGACGCCATCGCCAGTACGAACGCCCGCGCACGGGAGTTGGCGAAGGCGGGCGAGGACCGCGTCGTCGTGCTCGCGGACGAGCAGACTGCGGGACGGGGCCGTCTCGACCGGGCGTGGAACGCCCCGAGCGGCGGCGTCTACCTGAGTTTCGTCCTCCGACCCGAGCTGGCGCCCATGCAGGCGCCCCTCCTCACCCTCGCCGCCGCGGTCGCGACGACCCGGGCGCTGCGCGAGCCGGGCGTCGATGCAGGGATCAAGTGGCCCAACGACATCCTGCTCGAATCCACGGGCGAGAAACTCGTCGGGATCCTCACGGAGATGGAGGGCGAGGCCGACCGGGTCTCGTGGGTCGTGTGTGGGATCGGCGTCAATGCGAACGTCGATAGCGAGGACCTACCCGAGGGCGCGACGAGCGTCCGCGAGCAGGTCGGCGATATCGACCGGCGCGCCTTCACCCAGCGAGTCCTCGAAGGGTTCGATTCCCTGAGAACGAACCCCGACGCGATACTCGACGGGTGGCGCGAGGGCGCGATCACGCTCGGCCAACGAGTCCGCGTCGAGACCGCCCAAGGTGAGGTCGTCGGCGAGGCCCTCGACATCGAATCACCCGGCCGGTTAGTGATCGAAACGGACGACGGGACGGTTCGCGTCCACGCTGGGGACTGCGAGCACCTCCGACCGGTCTGA